The following proteins come from a genomic window of Leptospiraceae bacterium:
- a CDS encoding YraN family protein → MNKTLRGKVGEDLACKFLELEGHEILSRNFRNRLGEIDIISKKQDFIFFIEVKYWENNLITPLEVFTKKKIGIMRKLAEYFFFLNPQYSKNFFVSFGLLDVKEDKIQFHRDLF, encoded by the coding sequence ATGAATAAAACACTACGTGGAAAAGTGGGAGAAGATTTAGCTTGTAAGTTTTTAGAGTTAGAAGGTCATGAAATACTCTCTAGAAATTTTAGAAACCGTCTTGGTGAAATAGACATAATATCAAAGAAACAAGATTTTATATTTTTTATTGAAGTAAAATACTGGGAGAATAATTTAATCACTCCCCTTGAAGTATTTACGAAGAAAAAAATTGGTATTATGAGAAAGTTAGCTGAGTATTTTTTCTTTTTGAATCCGCAGTATAGTAAGAATTTTTTTGTTTCTTTTGGTTTACTTGATGTAAAAGAGGACAAAATTCAATTTCATAGAGATTTATTTTGA
- a CDS encoding HAD family hydrolase: protein MQTFSKSKIRVIAFDVDGTLFSSEDIIHETYIESIQNFIDASGKKVIIPTKEKIIEQVGLPVKQIFKNLLPELEELERDSISDNVLGFLCKKIESKKGKLYDGVVETIQELHNRNYTLCVASNGRSPYILSILQTYGLESFFQKLVVINNKGIESKGDILKSYINQFHCSGENILMVGDRKSDLDAALDAESPFAFCEYGHAELGEIDTYAMKLTIIKDLLDYLA from the coding sequence TTGCAAACATTTTCTAAATCAAAAATTAGAGTTATTGCATTTGATGTAGATGGGACATTATTTTCATCGGAAGATATTATTCATGAAACCTATATAGAATCTATTCAAAATTTCATAGATGCATCCGGAAAAAAAGTTATCATTCCCACAAAAGAAAAAATTATAGAACAAGTAGGACTTCCCGTTAAACAAATTTTCAAGAATTTACTTCCTGAATTGGAAGAGCTAGAACGGGATTCTATTTCTGATAATGTTCTTGGATTTCTTTGTAAAAAAATTGAATCAAAAAAAGGAAAACTCTACGACGGAGTTGTTGAAACAATCCAAGAGTTGCACAATCGAAATTATACACTGTGTGTTGCATCGAATGGAAGATCTCCCTATATCCTTTCTATTTTACAAACATATGGATTGGAGTCATTTTTCCAGAAGCTCGTAGTAATAAACAATAAGGGAATTGAATCGAAAGGAGATATTCTAAAATCCTATATAAATCAATTCCATTGTTCAGGGGAAAATATACTTATGGTTGGTGATCGAAAGTCTGACTTAGATGCCGCTTTGGATGCAGAAAGCCCTTTTGCTTTTTGTGAATATGGGCATGCAGAGTTAGGAGAAATCGATACATACGCTATGAAACTTACAATAATAAAAGATTTATTGGATTATCTTGCTTAA